One region of Molothrus aeneus isolate 106 chromosome 1, BPBGC_Maene_1.0, whole genome shotgun sequence genomic DNA includes:
- the ELOC gene encoding elongin-C: MDGEEKTYGGCEGPDAMYVKLISSDGHEFIVKREHALTSGTIKAMLSGPGQFAENETNEVNFREIPSHVLSKVCMYFTYKVRYTNSSTEIPEFPIAPEIALELLMAANFLDC, from the exons ATGG atggagaagagaagacatACGGTGGGTGTGAGGGCCCAGATGCTATGTATGTGAAGTTAATATCCTCTGATGGCCATGAGTTCATTGTAAAAAGAGAGCATGCATTAACATCAGGAACAATAAAAGCTATGTTGAGTGGACCAG gTCAGTttgcagaaaatgaaacaaatgagGTCAATTTTAGAGAGATCCCATCCCATGTCCTATCCAAAGTATGCATGTATTTCACCTACAAGGTCCGCTATACTAACAGCTCTACGGAGATTCCTGAATTCCCAATTGCACCTGAAATTGCACTGGAACTTCTGATGGCTGCAAACTTCTTAGattgttaa
- the TMEM70 gene encoding transmembrane protein 70, mitochondrial, with protein MLPLLLLRAVPAAACRRASASAWLRGAAHPACRHRGAVAAAAARPQQAASFQGVAVRSLSTSSPHDHPEHGRLVYKGNLAKTVLGVKFFSYSTSIFNLFMMPYIMLKSGIGVESLLVQGAFYGLIGIFTFVTPVTLHLLTKGYVIRLYYKDEVDTYTAITYNAILAEKATVFHQKDVKIPDISKMFTTFYAKTKSMLVNPTLFPNPQDYNHLMGYDKSSIFKFEDLEAVKEADERK; from the exons atgctcccgctgctgctgctccgggccgtccccgccgccgcctgcCGCCGAGCCTCCGCCTCCGCATGGCTGCGGGGCGCCGCGCACCCCGCCTGCCGCCACCGGGGCGCCGTGGCCGCTGCCGCTGCGAGGCCCCAGCAG GCTGCATCTTTTCAAGGAGTGGCTGTTCGAAGCCTCAGCACATCCTCCCCTCATGATCACCCTGAACATGGAAGATTAGTTTATAAAGGAAATTTGGCAAAGACAGTGTTAG GTGTGAAGTTTTTCTCTTACTCCACCAGCATATTCAACCTGTTCATGATGCCCTACATCATGCTCAAAAGTGGTATTGGAGTGGAAAGTTTGCTTGTCCAAGGTGCCTTTTATGGGTTGATTGGGATTTTTACGTTTGTAACTCCGGTTACTTTGCATCTCCTTACGAAAGGTTATGTGATCCGGCTCTATTATAAAGATGAAGTGGACACCTATACAGCCATTACCTACAATGCCATCTTGGCAGaaaaggcaactgttttccatcAGAAAGATGTAAAGATTCCAGACATCTCCAAGATGTTTACAACATTTTACGCTAAAACGAAGTCAATGCTTGTTAATCCTACGCTTTTCCCAAATCCTCAGGATTATAACCATCTCATGGGCTATGACAAATcctcaatttttaaatttgaggATTTAGAGGCGGTAAAGGAAGCTgatgaaaggaaataa